The Pimelobacter simplex genomic sequence CTGGAACGGAAACCCACACCATGAGCGACCAGATCAACACCACCGCCCAGCTGCTCGTCGACGGCGAGTGGCGCGACGGAGGCGGCGAGGCCATTCCCGTCTTCAACCCCGCGACCGGCCAGCAGATCTCGACCGTGCACGCCGCGACCGAGGCCGACGTCGACGCGGCGGTGGCCGCCGCGGCCGCCGCCTTCCCCGCGTGGAGCGAGCTCTCGATCCAGCGTCGCGTGCAGTTCCTGCACCAGATGCGCCGCAACATCGAGGAGAACAAGGAGGAGCTGGCCCGCGCGATCACCCTCGACCAGGGCAAGACCCTCGACGAGGCGCGGGGCGAGGTGCTGCGCGCGACCGAGTTCATCGAGACCGCGATCGCGGCGCCGATGCTCTACCACTCGACCGCCGGCAACGTGGCAGGCACGATCGACGCCCGCCACGTGCGCGAGCCGCTCGGCGTCTGCGTGGCCATCACGCCGTTCAACTTCCCGGTGATGAACCCCAGCCAGTTCTCGGCCTGGGCGCTGGTCACCGGCAACACCCTCGTGCTCAAGGGCTCCGAGCAGGACCCGATCGCCACCACCTCCGTGGTGCGGCTCCTCAACGACGCGGGCCTGCCGCCGGGTGTCCTCAACCTGGTGCACGGCCGGGCCGACGCGGCGCAGCGGCTGATCGACCACCCCGACGTGGTCGCGGTCTCGTGCATCACCTCCTCGCCGGTGGCCAAGGCGATCTTCGAGCGGGCGTCGCTCGCCGGCAAGCGGGTCCAGGCCAACGGTGGCGCGAAGAACCCGATCGTCGTGGCGCCGGACGCCGACCTGGACCTGGCCGCCGAGGGTGTCGTGACCTCGGCGTTCGGCATGGCCGGCCAGCGCTGCCTGGCGGGCACCCGGATCATCGCGGTCGGCGACATCTACGACGAGCTGGTCGAGAAGATCGCCGTTCTCAGCGACAAGCTGGTCGTCGGCGCGGGCGCCGACCCGGGCACGACGCTCGGGCCGGTCGTCAGCCTCCCCAGCCGACGGCGGCTCGAGGAGTCGATCACCACGGCGCTCGCCGACGGCGCCACCGCCGTGCGCGACGGCCGCGATGTCGCCCCTCAGGAGGGGACCGGCACGACCGACGGCTACTTCGTCGGCCCCACGATCCTGACCGGACTGCCGCTCGACCACCCGGTCGACTGCGCCGAGACGTTCGGTCCGGTCATCGTGATCCACCGCGTCGAGAGCCTCGACCAGGCGATCGACGCCGCCAACGACACGGAGTTCGGCAACGCGTCGACGATCTTCACCCGGTCCGGCACGACGGCGCGGCAGTTCGAGAAGCGCTCGCGGGCCGGCAACGTCGGTGTCAACACGTTCCCGGCACCGCCGGCGAACTTCACGATGGGCGGCCTCGGGACGTCCTTCTACGGCGACATCCACGTCTGCGGTGACGCGCCGCTGCGCTTCTACACCGAGGAGAAGCTGGTCGTCTCCCGGTGGTGACGACGGGCGGAGGAGAGGTCGGGATGAGCGAGACCAAGGTCGTCGCGGTCAGCTGCTCGCCGTCGGTGGGCGGCAAGACCCGGGCCGCGCTGGAGGCGGTGCTCGCGGGAGCGGCCGCCCTCGGGGCGCAGACCACGCTGGTCGAGATGGGGGAGCACGACGGCGTGCAGCCCGTGCTCGACGCACTGCACGGCGCGGAGGCGGTGGTCCTCGGCTCGCCGATGTACCGCGGCACCTACACCGCGCAGTTCAAGACGCTCATCGACGCCGTCCCCCGCGGTGCGTACGGCGACCCGGCGGCTCCGCTGTCGGGCCGCGCGGTCCTCACCGTGGCCACGGCCGGCAGCGACCACCACCTGCTCGGCCCGGGCTCGATGCGCGACGTGCTGGCCGACTTCTACGGCTCCCAGGTGGTCGCGCCCGG encodes the following:
- the mmsA gene encoding CoA-acylating methylmalonate-semialdehyde dehydrogenase, whose translation is MSDQINTTAQLLVDGEWRDGGGEAIPVFNPATGQQISTVHAATEADVDAAVAAAAAAFPAWSELSIQRRVQFLHQMRRNIEENKEELARAITLDQGKTLDEARGEVLRATEFIETAIAAPMLYHSTAGNVAGTIDARHVREPLGVCVAITPFNFPVMNPSQFSAWALVTGNTLVLKGSEQDPIATTSVVRLLNDAGLPPGVLNLVHGRADAAQRLIDHPDVVAVSCITSSPVAKAIFERASLAGKRVQANGGAKNPIVVAPDADLDLAAEGVVTSAFGMAGQRCLAGTRIIAVGDIYDELVEKIAVLSDKLVVGAGADPGTTLGPVVSLPSRRRLEESITTALADGATAVRDGRDVAPQEGTGTTDGYFVGPTILTGLPLDHPVDCAETFGPVIVIHRVESLDQAIDAANDTEFGNASTIFTRSGTTARQFEKRSRAGNVGVNTFPAPPANFTMGGLGTSFYGDIHVCGDAPLRFYTEEKLVVSRW
- a CDS encoding NAD(P)H-dependent oxidoreductase, coding for MSETKVVAVSCSPSVGGKTRAALEAVLAGAAALGAQTTLVEMGEHDGVQPVLDALHGAEAVVLGSPMYRGTYTAQFKTLIDAVPRGAYGDPAAPLSGRAVLTVATAGSDHHLLGPGSMRDVLADFYGSQVVAPGLYVTGAAFVDGQLAGDAADRARLMGGALVELARAIDSSTALRALTPNV